One genomic region from Vibrio cyclitrophicus encodes:
- the argE gene encoding acetylornithine deacetylase, whose protein sequence is MQLPSFLEVYKGLISTDSISSTDPSWDHGNEKVIEKMAQWFKDLGFSVEVVEVEPGKHNMVAKMGSGEGGLLLAGHSDTVPFDEGRWNFNPHALTEHNNRFYGLGTADMKGFFAFVYEAAKKMDWSKQTKPLYVLATCDEETTMLGARHFTENASFKPDYCIIGEPTSLVPIRGHKGHVANAVRVTGKSGHSSDPALGVNAIEIMHEVLFALMQLRDKLVKEYHHPGFAIPSPTLNLGHIHGGDSANRICGCCELHYDVRPLPGISLDGLDNMLRSALKEVEAKWPGRIEITPLHEPIPGYECQHDHPFIGGMESVCETESQTVNYCTEAPFLQELCPTLVLGPGSIDQAHQPDEFLSFDFINPTIDVLSKSIRKYCF, encoded by the coding sequence ATGCAATTACCGAGTTTTCTTGAGGTCTATAAAGGCCTAATTTCCACAGACTCTATTAGCTCTACCGATCCAAGCTGGGATCATGGCAACGAAAAAGTCATAGAAAAAATGGCGCAATGGTTTAAAGATCTGGGCTTTAGCGTTGAAGTAGTGGAAGTCGAACCCGGCAAGCATAATATGGTTGCGAAGATGGGTTCTGGTGAAGGTGGCTTGCTACTTGCGGGACACAGCGACACGGTTCCCTTCGATGAAGGACGTTGGAACTTCAACCCTCATGCGCTTACTGAACACAACAATCGCTTCTACGGACTAGGCACCGCAGATATGAAAGGCTTTTTCGCTTTCGTTTATGAAGCTGCGAAGAAAATGGATTGGAGCAAACAAACCAAACCACTTTATGTATTAGCCACCTGTGACGAAGAAACCACCATGCTAGGTGCTCGTCATTTCACGGAAAATGCATCATTTAAGCCGGATTACTGCATTATTGGTGAGCCAACCAGCCTAGTGCCGATTCGCGGTCACAAAGGTCACGTGGCAAATGCAGTGCGAGTAACGGGCAAATCAGGCCACTCTTCAGATCCAGCTTTAGGCGTCAACGCCATCGAGATCATGCATGAGGTATTGTTTGCTTTAATGCAACTGCGTGACAAGTTAGTAAAAGAGTATCATCACCCTGGTTTTGCGATTCCAAGCCCTACTCTAAACCTGGGACATATCCACGGTGGCGACAGCGCCAACCGTATCTGTGGTTGTTGTGAACTGCACTATGATGTTCGTCCTTTACCAGGCATCAGCTTAGATGGCTTGGATAACATGCTGCGTAGCGCACTTAAAGAAGTCGAAGCAAAATGGCCGGGCAGAATTGAGATTACTCCATTGCACGAACCTATTCCGGGTTACGAGTGTCAGCACGATCATCCCTTTATTGGTGGAATGGAATCGGTGTGTGAAACTGAATCTCAAACCGTGAACTACTGCACAGAGGCACCTTTCCTTCAAGAGTTGTGTCCAACCTTAGTACTGGGCCCAGGTTCAATTGATCAAGCTCACCAACCCGACGAATTCCTGAGCTTCGATTTTATTAACCCAACGATTGATGTTCTAAGTAAATCGATCCGTAAATATTGTTTCTAG
- the argC gene encoding N-acetyl-gamma-glutamyl-phosphate reductase gives MLKTTIIGASGYTGAELALMINRHPELTLSGLYVSANSVDAGKPIAALHGKLAGLIDMPVQPLTNPEEVAKQSDVIFLATAHEVSHDLAPIFLENGCQVFDLSGAFRVKGENFYEEFYGFEHQHEQWLDKAAYGLAEWNEQEIKEAQLVAVAGCYPTASQLAIKPLVEAKLLDTNQWPVINATSGVTGAGRKASMVNSFCEVSLQAYGVFNHRHQPEMAAHLGCDVIFTPHLGNFKRGILATITMKLAEGVTEKQIQEAFEKAYQGKPAVRLLEETLPRIQDVEQTPFCDLGWKVQGQHIIVVSAIDNLLKGASSQAMQCLNLRYGFAPLTALV, from the coding sequence ATGCTGAAAACCACGATCATTGGCGCAAGCGGCTACACAGGAGCAGAACTGGCTCTAATGATAAACAGACACCCTGAGCTCACGCTATCAGGTTTATATGTCTCAGCCAATAGTGTAGATGCAGGCAAACCTATTGCAGCATTGCACGGTAAGTTAGCTGGCTTGATTGATATGCCAGTACAGCCGTTAACCAATCCTGAAGAAGTGGCAAAGCAGTCTGATGTGATTTTCTTAGCAACCGCGCATGAAGTCAGTCACGACCTAGCACCCATCTTTCTTGAAAATGGGTGCCAAGTATTCGATCTGTCAGGTGCCTTCAGAGTGAAAGGTGAAAATTTTTACGAAGAGTTCTACGGCTTTGAGCATCAACACGAACAATGGCTAGATAAAGCGGCTTACGGATTAGCTGAGTGGAATGAGCAAGAAATTAAAGAAGCTCAACTTGTCGCAGTAGCGGGTTGCTACCCAACGGCCTCCCAATTGGCGATTAAACCTCTTGTGGAAGCAAAGCTACTTGATACAAACCAATGGCCAGTGATTAACGCGACCAGTGGTGTAACTGGTGCTGGTCGAAAGGCGAGTATGGTTAACAGCTTCTGTGAAGTAAGCCTGCAAGCCTATGGTGTATTTAACCACCGTCATCAACCTGAAATGGCTGCCCATCTAGGATGTGATGTGATTTTCACACCGCACCTAGGGAATTTTAAGCGCGGTATTTTGGCAACCATTACCATGAAGTTGGCTGAAGGCGTGACAGAAAAACAGATACAAGAAGCCTTTGAGAAAGCTTATCAAGGTAAGCCAGCAGTGAGATTACTCGAAGAGACACTGCCAAGAATTCAAGATGTAGAACAGACACCTTTCTGCGATTTAGGTTGGAAGGTTCAAGGTCAGCACATCATCGTTGTTTCAGCGATTGATAACTTATTAAAGGGTGCATCTAGTCAAGCGATGCAGTGTTTAAATTTACGTTATGGTTTTGCACCATTAACTGCGTTAGTGTAA
- the argB gene encoding acetylglutamate kinase, whose translation MSLNNQPLIIKLGGAALSCGETLSKLFGAISAYQQQAQRPIVIVHGGGYLVDDLMKNLNLKTVKKEGLRVTPYDQIPVIAGALAGTANKLLQGQAIKDGINAVGLSLADGGLCKVSELDPELGAVGKAEPGDSTVLQAILNAGALPIISSIGLTEQGQLMNVNADQAAVAVAGALDAELVLLSDVSGVLDGKGHLIPSLNQKQADDLITGKVITDGMIVKVQAALEAANDLGRPIEVATWRYPEKLTQLFSGKSIGTQFLPQ comes from the coding sequence ATGAGCCTGAATAATCAACCATTAATCATAAAGTTAGGTGGCGCTGCGCTATCTTGTGGTGAAACACTTAGCAAGTTATTTGGTGCAATTTCTGCTTACCAACAACAGGCACAACGACCAATCGTGATTGTGCACGGTGGCGGCTACCTTGTTGATGACTTGATGAAGAATTTAAACCTAAAGACGGTGAAGAAAGAGGGGCTACGTGTTACCCCTTACGACCAAATCCCTGTGATCGCCGGTGCATTAGCGGGCACGGCTAACAAACTACTTCAAGGTCAGGCGATTAAAGATGGCATCAACGCTGTTGGTTTGAGCCTAGCAGATGGCGGCTTATGTAAAGTGAGCGAACTGGATCCTGAACTGGGCGCGGTAGGCAAAGCGGAGCCGGGAGACTCAACTGTTCTACAAGCCATTCTTAATGCTGGCGCATTGCCAATCATTAGCTCGATTGGTTTGACTGAACAAGGCCAACTGATGAACGTCAATGCAGACCAAGCGGCGGTTGCCGTTGCTGGCGCACTCGATGCTGAATTGGTGCTACTTTCTGATGTCAGTGGTGTGTTGGATGGCAAAGGTCACCTCATTCCAAGCCTTAACCAAAAACAAGCCGATGACCTGATTACCGGTAAAGTGATTACCGATGGCATGATCGTCAAGGTACAAGCCGCACTAGAAGCTGCTAACGACTTAGGACGACCTATCGAAGTTGCTACTTGGCGATATCCAGAAAAACTAACACAACTTTTTTCAGGTAAAAGTATAGGAACACAGTTTTTACCTCAGTAG
- a CDS encoding argininosuccinate synthase, with amino-acid sequence MSKVNVKKVVVAYSGGLDTSVIIPWLKENYDCEVIAFVADVGQGDEELIGIEEKAKASGASECYIADLKEEMVADYIYPTLKTGAYYEGKYLLGTSMARPIIAKAQVEVARKVGADALCHGCTGKGNDQVRFEGAFAALAPDLHVIAPWREWDLVSREECLDYLAERNIPCTASLTKIYSRDANAWHISTEGGVLENTWNAPDEDCWAWTVDPEQAPNESETVTLKVEKGEVVAVDGEAMTPYNALVYLNEKGAKHGVGRIDIVENRLVGMKSRGCYETPGGTIMMEALRAVEQLVLDKAAFEFREELGVKASHLVYDGRWFTPLCKSILAATDELAQDVNGEVVIKLYKGHATVTQKRSDNSLYSEEFATFGEDEVYDQSHAEGFIRLYSLSSRIRALNSQK; translated from the coding sequence ATGAGCAAAGTTAACGTAAAGAAAGTTGTAGTAGCCTACTCTGGCGGTCTAGACACATCAGTAATCATTCCATGGTTGAAAGAGAACTATGATTGCGAAGTTATCGCATTTGTTGCTGATGTAGGCCAAGGTGATGAAGAGCTGATTGGCATCGAAGAAAAAGCAAAAGCGTCTGGAGCATCTGAATGTTACATCGCTGACCTTAAAGAAGAAATGGTCGCAGACTACATCTACCCAACGCTAAAAACAGGTGCTTACTACGAAGGTAAATACCTACTAGGCACTTCAATGGCGCGTCCAATCATCGCGAAGGCACAAGTTGAAGTTGCGCGTAAAGTTGGCGCTGACGCACTTTGTCACGGTTGTACAGGTAAAGGTAATGACCAAGTTCGTTTTGAAGGCGCATTCGCTGCACTGGCTCCAGATCTACACGTAATTGCGCCATGGCGTGAGTGGGATCTAGTGAGCCGTGAAGAGTGTCTAGATTACCTAGCTGAGCGTAACATTCCTTGTACAGCTTCTCTTACTAAGATTTACTCACGTGATGCAAACGCATGGCACATCTCTACAGAAGGCGGTGTTCTGGAAAATACATGGAATGCACCTGATGAAGATTGCTGGGCTTGGACGGTAGATCCAGAGCAAGCACCAAACGAATCTGAAACAGTAACGCTGAAAGTTGAAAAAGGCGAAGTGGTAGCGGTAGATGGCGAAGCAATGACGCCATACAACGCACTGGTTTACCTCAATGAGAAGGGTGCTAAGCACGGTGTTGGTCGTATCGATATCGTAGAGAACCGTCTTGTTGGTATGAAGTCTCGTGGTTGTTACGAAACTCCAGGTGGCACAATCATGATGGAAGCACTGCGTGCAGTAGAGCAACTGGTTCTTGATAAAGCGGCATTCGAATTCCGTGAAGAGCTAGGTGTTAAAGCTTCTCACCTTGTATACGATGGTCGTTGGTTCACTCCGCTATGTAAGTCAATTCTTGCGGCGACAGATGAACTAGCACAAGACGTAAATGGTGAAGTGGTTATTAAGCTTTACAAAGGCCATGCAACGGTGACTCAGAAACGTTCTGACAACAGTTTGTACTCAGAAGAATTTGCAACCTTTGGTGAAGATGAAGTTTACGATCAAAGCCATGCTGAAGGCTTCATCCGTCTTTACTCACTATCAAGCCGTATCCGTGCTTTGAATAGTCAAAAGTAA
- the argH gene encoding argininosuccinate lyase — protein sequence MALWGGRFTQAADTRFKDFNDSLRFDYRLAEQDIVGSIAWSKALQSVNVLTEEEQQKLELALNELKLEVMEDPEQILRSDAEDIHSWVEQQLIGKVGDLGKKLHTGRSRNDQVATDLKLWCRQQGNQLLLALDRLQSQMVNVASQHQETVLPGYTHLQRAQPVTFAHWCLAYVEMLERDYSRLNDAIKRLDTCPLGSGALAGTAYPMDREELAHNLGFRRATRNSLDSVSDRDHVMELMSIASISMLHLSRLAEDMIFYNSGESNFIELADTVTSGSSLMPQKKNPDALELIRGKTGRVYGSLAAMMMTVKALPLAYNKDMQEDKEGLFDALDTWNDCMEMAALCFDGIKVNGERTLEAAKQGYANSTELADYLVAKGIPFREAHHIVGVTVVAAIAKGCALEELTIAEMKEFSEVIEEDVYDILTIESCLEKRSALGGVSPQQVAYAVDQAEKRLSQRDTSIVKVRPARLTDIEALEGMVAYWANMGENLPRSRNELVRDIGSFAVAEHHGEVTGCASLYVYDSGLAEIRSLGVEAGWQGQGQGTAIVQHLVDKARQMAIKKVFVLTRTPEFFMKHDFLPTSKSLLPEKVLKDCDQCPRQHACDEVALEVNLVEQIIAKVNVA from the coding sequence ATGGCATTATGGGGCGGTAGATTTACCCAAGCAGCAGACACCCGGTTTAAAGATTTTAACGATTCTCTTCGTTTTGATTACCGATTGGCTGAGCAAGACATTGTGGGCTCAATTGCCTGGTCAAAAGCTCTACAATCGGTCAACGTATTAACAGAAGAAGAGCAACAGAAGCTTGAGTTAGCGCTGAATGAGCTAAAACTTGAAGTGATGGAAGACCCTGAACAGATCTTACGTTCTGATGCAGAAGATATTCACAGCTGGGTTGAGCAACAACTTATCGGCAAAGTCGGTGATTTAGGTAAAAAGCTCCACACTGGCCGTTCTCGTAACGACCAAGTGGCGACAGACCTTAAGCTATGGTGTCGTCAACAAGGCAACCAACTGTTGCTAGCGCTTGATCGTCTGCAGAGCCAAATGGTGAATGTTGCTTCTCAGCATCAAGAAACCGTGCTTCCTGGCTACACTCACTTACAGCGTGCTCAGCCGGTAACTTTTGCTCACTGGTGCTTGGCTTACGTTGAAATGCTTGAGCGTGACTATTCACGTTTGAATGATGCGATTAAGCGTCTAGATACATGTCCGCTGGGTTCTGGTGCCCTTGCAGGAACTGCTTACCCGATGGACCGTGAAGAGTTAGCTCACAACTTAGGTTTCCGTCGTGCAACGCGCAACTCTCTAGATTCAGTTTCTGACCGTGACCATGTGATGGAGCTGATGTCGATCGCTTCTATTTCAATGCTTCACCTTTCACGTCTTGCAGAAGATATGATTTTCTACAACTCAGGTGAATCAAACTTCATCGAGTTAGCGGATACCGTGACGTCAGGTTCATCTCTGATGCCACAAAAGAAAAACCCTGATGCGCTAGAATTGATTCGTGGCAAAACTGGCCGTGTTTATGGCTCATTAGCCGCAATGATGATGACAGTGAAAGCTCTGCCTTTGGCGTACAACAAAGACATGCAAGAAGATAAAGAAGGTCTGTTCGACGCTTTAGATACTTGGAATGATTGTATGGAAATGGCGGCATTGTGTTTTGACGGTATTAAAGTGAACGGCGAGCGTACACTTGAAGCGGCAAAACAAGGCTACGCGAACTCAACTGAACTGGCTGATTATCTAGTAGCGAAAGGCATTCCTTTCCGTGAAGCTCACCACATTGTCGGTGTAACGGTAGTGGCGGCGATTGCAAAAGGCTGCGCATTAGAAGAATTAACCATCGCAGAGATGAAAGAGTTCTCTGAGGTGATAGAAGAGGATGTGTATGACATCCTAACCATTGAATCGTGTCTTGAAAAACGTAGTGCGCTAGGCGGTGTATCACCACAGCAGGTGGCTTACGCGGTTGACCAAGCAGAGAAACGTTTATCACAGCGTGACACTTCTATTGTGAAGGTTCGTCCTGCTCGTCTGACCGATATTGAAGCATTAGAAGGCATGGTGGCCTACTGGGCGAATATGGGTGAAAACCTACCTCGCTCTCGTAATGAACTGGTGCGTGATATTGGCTCGTTTGCGGTCGCAGAACATCATGGTGAAGTCACTGGTTGTGCATCACTCTATGTGTATGACTCTGGCTTAGCAGAAATTCGCTCACTTGGTGTGGAAGCTGGCTGGCAAGGCCAAGGGCAGGGTACGGCGATTGTGCAACACTTGGTTGATAAAGCACGACAAATGGCCATCAAGAAGGTGTTTGTACTGACGCGCACTCCTGAGTTCTTTATGAAGCATGACTTCTTACCAACTTCAAAATCTTTGTTGCCAGAGAAAGTACTGAAAGATTGTGACCAGTGCCCTCGTCAACATGCATGTGATGAAGTGGCCTTGGAAGTAAACTTGGTAGAGCAGATTATCGCAAAGGTTAATGTGGCATAA
- a CDS encoding DUF3624 domain-containing protein, with translation MTCIHCNKSEKIRNKLGRCQRCINQLMVLSILSWGVWWLFFREDPKTINAIALMMAAFAFSGLLSLHWFMKFVVLPLRNKKH, from the coding sequence ATGACATGCATTCATTGCAATAAAAGTGAAAAAATCCGTAACAAACTCGGTCGCTGCCAGCGTTGCATAAATCAGCTGATGGTGTTGTCGATTTTGAGTTGGGGAGTATGGTGGCTATTTTTCAGAGAAGATCCAAAAACCATCAATGCCATCGCTTTGATGATGGCCGCTTTCGCGTTCAGTGGTTTGTTGTCGCTGCATTGGTTCATGAAGTTTGTCGTGCTGCCTTTAAGGAACAAAAAGCATTAA
- a CDS encoding RidA family protein → MIERQDTKQRMSRIVKHNGTIYLCGQVCADATKDITEQTQTMLDKVEALLEQAGSDKEHMLSATIYLKDMKDFQEMNAVWDAWVPEGHAPARACVTGDMAREALLVEISVIAAEK, encoded by the coding sequence ATGATTGAGCGCCAAGACACCAAACAACGCATGAGCCGTATTGTGAAACACAACGGCACTATCTACCTATGTGGCCAAGTGTGTGCTGATGCAACCAAAGACATCACTGAGCAAACACAGACGATGCTAGATAAAGTAGAAGCGCTACTTGAGCAAGCAGGCAGCGACAAAGAGCACATGCTGTCAGCAACGATTTACTTGAAAGACATGAAAGATTTCCAAGAAATGAACGCAGTTTGGGATGCATGGGTACCAGAAGGTCACGCTCCAGCTCGCGCATGTGTGACTGGCGATATGGCTCGCGAAGCGCTACTTGTTGAAATCTCTGTGATTGCTGCTGAGAAGTAA
- a CDS encoding dihydrolipoyl dehydrogenase, whose protein sequence is MKQVNVDVAVIGGGTAGLGSYRAAKAHTDSVVMIEGGPYGTTCARVGCMPSKLLIAAAESVHQIEKAPAFGVHPQGDIVINGREVMDRVKFERDRFVGFVLEGVDEIPEQDKISGYAKFLDDNTLQIDDHTVVTAKRIVIATGSRPAYPAVWNELGDRLIINDDVFSWDDLPESVAVFGPGVIGLELGQSLHRLGVKTKLFGLGGQVGPVTDPEIMAYADKAFNEEFYLDADVKIESMKRIMTESGEVRVEIQFINKQGELETNIVEFVLAATGRRPNTDKLGLENTSLELDERGVPIADHYTLQTSLPSVFIAGDASNQLPLLHEAADQARIAGDNAGRFPEIRAGLRRSKISAVFSDPQIAMVGETYKEITTRLGTCGCFATGEVSFESQGRSRVMLRNKGILHVYGEQGTGRFLGAEMMGPNAEHLAHLLAWAHQNKMTISEMLDMPFYHPVIEEGVRTALRDLNAKLHLGPETVKHCLDCGPGC, encoded by the coding sequence ATGAAACAAGTCAATGTAGATGTAGCAGTTATCGGGGGCGGTACGGCAGGTCTAGGTTCTTACCGCGCTGCAAAAGCACACACTGACAGTGTTGTGATGATTGAAGGCGGCCCTTACGGTACAACCTGTGCTCGTGTTGGTTGTATGCCATCGAAACTGCTTATTGCAGCTGCAGAAAGCGTACACCAAATAGAGAAAGCTCCGGCTTTTGGCGTTCACCCACAAGGTGATATCGTGATTAACGGCCGTGAAGTGATGGATCGAGTGAAGTTTGAGCGTGACCGTTTTGTTGGTTTTGTTTTAGAAGGTGTTGATGAAATCCCAGAGCAAGACAAGATCTCTGGTTACGCAAAGTTCTTAGATGACAACACGCTACAAATTGATGATCACACGGTTGTCACCGCTAAACGTATTGTTATAGCAACCGGTTCTCGCCCTGCATATCCTGCAGTTTGGAATGAGCTTGGTGACCGTCTGATCATTAACGACGACGTGTTCAGCTGGGATGATTTACCGGAATCAGTCGCAGTATTTGGCCCTGGTGTTATTGGGCTTGAGCTTGGTCAGTCACTGCACCGCTTGGGTGTAAAAACAAAACTGTTCGGTTTAGGTGGTCAAGTAGGCCCAGTAACCGACCCAGAGATCATGGCTTACGCAGACAAAGCTTTCAATGAAGAGTTCTACCTAGATGCTGACGTAAAAATCGAAAGCATGAAGCGTATTATGACTGAATCAGGCGAAGTTCGCGTCGAAATCCAGTTCATCAATAAGCAAGGTGAACTAGAAACCAACATCGTTGAGTTCGTACTGGCAGCAACAGGTCGTCGTCCTAATACAGACAAGCTTGGACTAGAAAATACCTCTCTAGAACTTGATGAGCGTGGTGTTCCAATCGCAGACCACTACACGCTACAAACATCGCTACCATCAGTATTCATTGCAGGTGATGCAAGCAACCAACTGCCTCTACTACATGAAGCAGCAGACCAAGCTCGTATTGCGGGCGACAACGCAGGTCGTTTTCCTGAAATTCGAGCAGGCTTACGCCGCTCTAAAATTTCAGCGGTATTCTCTGACCCGCAAATCGCGATGGTTGGTGAAACGTACAAAGAGATCACAACACGATTGGGCACATGTGGTTGTTTCGCAACAGGTGAAGTGTCGTTTGAGAGCCAAGGTCGTTCACGAGTGATGCTACGCAACAAAGGTATCCTGCACGTTTACGGCGAACAAGGCACTGGTCGCTTCCTTGGTGCTGAGATGATGGGACCAAATGCGGAACACTTGGCGCACCTATTAGCTTGGGCACATCAGAATAAGATGACGATTTCGGAAATGCTAGACATGCCTTTCTACCACCCAGTGATTGAAGAAGGTGTACGGACAGCACTACGTGACTTGAATGCGAAACTGCACCTAGGTCCAGAGACGGTGAAACACTGTCTAGATTGCGGACCGGGCTGTTAA
- a CDS encoding glutathione peroxidase — translation MFASKEGQSIPQVTFPTRQGDAWVNVTTEELFKDKTVIVFSLPGAFTPTCSSSHLPRYNELHSVFKENGVDDILCVSVNDTFVMNAWKADQEAEKITFIPDGNGDFTDGMGMLVEKNDIGFGKRSWRYSMLVKNGVVEKMFIEEDVPGDPFKVSDADTMLNYIAPEHKEQESITVFTKPGCPFCMKAKQNLIDKGLNYEEVVLGKDATTVSLRAISGRTTVPQVFIGGKHIGGSEELEAFLG, via the coding sequence ATGTTTGCATCTAAAGAAGGTCAATCAATCCCTCAAGTAACATTCCCAACTCGCCAAGGTGATGCATGGGTTAACGTAACGACGGAAGAACTATTCAAAGATAAGACAGTTATCGTATTCAGCCTGCCAGGTGCGTTTACACCAACATGTTCTTCAAGCCACTTACCTCGTTACAACGAACTACACTCAGTGTTCAAAGAAAACGGCGTTGATGACATCCTTTGTGTTTCAGTAAACGATACGTTCGTAATGAACGCATGGAAAGCAGACCAAGAAGCTGAAAAAATCACATTCATCCCAGATGGCAACGGTGACTTCACAGACGGCATGGGTATGCTGGTTGAGAAAAACGACATCGGCTTCGGCAAACGTTCATGGCGCTACAGCATGCTGGTTAAAAACGGCGTGGTAGAAAAAATGTTCATCGAAGAAGATGTACCAGGCGACCCGTTCAAGGTTTCTGATGCAGATACTATGCTTAACTACATTGCTCCTGAGCACAAAGAGCAAGAGTCGATCACAGTATTCACTAAGCCAGGCTGTCCTTTCTGTATGAAAGCGAAACAAAACCTAATCGACAAAGGTCTAAACTACGAAGAAGTGGTGTTAGGTAAAGACGCAACAACAGTAAGCCTACGTGCAATCTCTGGTCGCACTACCGTTCCTCAAGTATTCATCGGTGGCAAACACATCGGTGGCAGCGAAGAACTAGAAGCTTTCCTAGGTTAA
- the oxyR gene encoding DNA-binding transcriptional regulator OxyR has translation MNIRDFEYLVALAEHKHFRKAAEACFVSQPTLSGQIRKLEDEIGLQLTERSPRKVIFTESGLQLVEQAKRILNEVKTFKDMASGHGEAMTGPMHIGFIPTVGPYILPKIIPHLKECFPDLELYLHEAQTNQLVSQLEDGKLDCLVLAAVDETASFKEIDVYDEPLSVAVPCDHEWANQDSVDMLQLNGRTVLALGDGHCLRDQALGFCFAAGAKDDERFKATSLETLRNMVAAGAGITLLPQLSVPKEKKKDGVCYVPAVNPTPSRRIVVAYRPGSPLKGRFEQLADTIRVQLEKAV, from the coding sequence ATGAACATTCGTGACTTTGAATACTTAGTGGCTCTTGCAGAGCATAAGCACTTTAGAAAAGCGGCAGAAGCGTGCTTTGTCAGTCAGCCCACCTTGAGCGGACAGATACGTAAACTAGAAGATGAAATTGGACTTCAGTTAACCGAGCGTAGCCCAAGGAAGGTAATATTTACAGAATCGGGTTTACAACTTGTCGAGCAGGCAAAGCGCATTCTTAATGAAGTGAAAACTTTTAAAGATATGGCGAGCGGGCATGGTGAAGCGATGACGGGGCCAATGCATATTGGTTTTATTCCGACCGTTGGCCCATACATCTTGCCGAAAATTATTCCTCATCTGAAAGAGTGCTTTCCAGATCTTGAGCTTTACTTGCATGAAGCACAGACAAATCAATTAGTGAGTCAGCTAGAAGATGGCAAATTGGATTGTTTAGTACTGGCTGCGGTTGATGAAACGGCTTCTTTTAAAGAAATTGATGTTTACGATGAGCCATTGAGTGTTGCCGTGCCATGCGACCATGAATGGGCGAATCAAGACAGTGTGGACATGTTGCAGCTTAACGGGAGAACGGTACTGGCTTTGGGCGATGGGCATTGTTTACGAGACCAAGCGTTAGGGTTTTGTTTTGCCGCAGGTGCAAAAGATGATGAACGCTTTAAAGCGACCAGTTTAGAGACGCTTCGTAACATGGTCGCCGCAGGGGCAGGCATTACCTTGTTACCTCAACTTTCCGTTCCAAAGGAAAAAAAGAAAGACGGTGTGTGTTACGTACCGGCTGTTAATCCAACACCTTCACGTCGTATTGTGGTCGCATATCGACCGGGCTCTCCATTGAAGGGACGTTTTGAGCAACTGGCGGACACTATCCGAGTTCAATTAGAGAAAGCAGTTTAG